One region of Vairimorpha necatrix chromosome 10, complete sequence genomic DNA includes:
- a CDS encoding pol polyprotein, with protein MVLGPRIIISESKAKEFIKFIHEISEHCGEVIMYLNIKKKHYWVHNIKRNITEVCHECSKCLINKERNKKKYSNVKIYSERIFETISTDIYGPFSLEEFEGAYYSTKGFILTITDVFSRYTKIFFNEKIRSQEVIECLEVWQEHFTKPKKVVSDNGTKYTSHLVKNYLQKQGNIQQLIPAYHPQSNIVSERINRTISEMLRMNKKRDMKSIVKSIEHRINNNVNTTMGFSPREVVFKRSFYDLESKKMEYSQPSRTEVHDTDIVTCGKEVYRKNPSTNKLEPKYCGSYKVSEVGINGRWVKLVGYNDWIHLSQLKF; from the coding sequence AGAATAATTATCAGTGAAAGTAAAGCAAAAGAGTTTATAAAGTTTATACACGAAATTTCTGAACATTGCGGCGAAGTAATTATGTatcttaatattaaaaaaaaacactACTGGGTACATAACATCAAACGAAATATAACTGAAGTATGTCACGAATGCAGCAAATGTTTAATCAATAAAGAgagaaataagaaaaaatacagCAACGTGAAAATATACAGCGAGAGAATATTTGAGACAATTAGTACTGACATTTATGGACCTTTTAGTTTGGAGGAGTTTGAGGGTGCATACTACTCGACCAAAGGTTTCATACTAACAATTACAGATGTATTTTCCAGATATacaaagatattttttaatgagaAAATTCGAAGTCAAGAAGTTATAGAATGCTTAGAAGTTTGGCAAGAACATTTTACTAAACCAAAAAAGGTAGTTTCAGATAACGGAACTAAGTATACAAGCcatttagtaaaaaattatttgcaGAAACAAGGAAATATACAACAACTGATACCGGCGTATCATCCACAAAGTAACATAGTGTCAGAAAGAATTAACAGGACAATTTCCGAAATGTTGAGgatgaataaaaaaagggataTGAAGAGTATAGTTAAAAGCATTGAACATAGAATTAATAACAACGTCAATACAACGATGGGCTTCTCTCCAAGGGAAGTCgtatttaaaagaagttTTTATGACCTAGAATCAAAGAAAATGGAATACAGTCAACCAAGCAGAACAGAGGTTCATGACACTGATATCGTGACATGTGGAAAAGAAGTCTACCGGAAAAATCCTTCTACTAATAAATTAGAACCAAAGTATTGCGGATCCTATAAAGTCTCAGAAGTAGGTATAAATGGAAGATGGGTAAAACTAGTTGGATACAACGACTGGATACATCTAAGTCAGCTGAAGTTCTAG